In Lonchura striata isolate bLonStr1 chromosome 18, bLonStr1.mat, whole genome shotgun sequence, one genomic interval encodes:
- the ZCCHC8 gene encoding zinc finger CCHC domain-containing protein 8 isoform X1: MAAEVDFGDRELFGQLEGEPGPPSPPALEEPDPLLQLYERLRDRDETVQRLRAENQELKRKLRILTRPSGISVENPKVDGPLLQILFMNNVITKRYHQEIEDFIYSLVQKYEEQKKSEQEKSHLNAKPQPSSIVLEEDCKGTSSSSAKKVKEAFSVVGSVLYFTNFCLDKLGQPILNENPQLTEGWEIPKYQQVFSQILSLDGQEIQVKPKSRPKPHCFNCGSEDHQMKDCPKPRNAARINEKRKEFLEACGDSSNQNFQQRYHAEEVEERFGKFKPGVISGVLQDALGVTAKSLPPFIYRMRQLGYPPGWLKEAEMEHSGLALYDGKGEAEAEGEGSPKPKRITYDVSKLINYPGFNISTPSGIPDEWQMFGSIPMQPSQQKDVFAHYLSNYQEPNPKSSSKRAAPQSKSRHSKRPRDDTSEIAAADMDLDSDLEGAQRSQTPNSFQFQPPLPPGSPSMSTPPPVPRGTPPVTPPQPSTPTHSPLPRTTPPPNNDSPQPKIVDSVMDEDTLTLEELEEQQRLIWAALEQAESTNSDSDIPVDTPLTGNSLTSSPARNEADLVAEVRSPEKVISVETEFADISEQIPENEHSLTSPNPEDSLLDLKENSDNAGSEGLLDDTLPAANPEVNEGENTAGNKVPTSTGSSVKKTGLVPDMSKFAAGITPFEFENMAESTGVYLRIRSLLKNSPRNQQKKKT, translated from the exons ATGGCGGCGGAGGTGGACTTCGGGGACCGCGAGCTCTTCGGGCAGCTGGAGGGCGAGCCTGGGCCGCCCTCACCGCCCGCCCTGGAGGAGCCGGacccgctgctgcagctctaCGAGCGGCTGCGCGACCGCGACGAGACGGTGCAGCGGCTGCGGGCGGAGA ATCAGGAACTTAAAAGGAAACTGAGAATTCTGACCCGTCCTAG TGGAATCTcagtggaaaaccccaaagttgATGGACCTCTGTTGCAGattttatttatgaacaatGTCATTACTAA GCGGTATCATCAAGAAATTGAAGATTTTATTTATAGTTTAGTTCAAAAATAtgaagagcagaagaaaagtGAACAAGAAAAATCACACTTGAATGCTAAGCCACAG CCCTCCAGCATTGTTTTGGAAGAAGACTGTAAAGGAACCAGCTCAAGTTCTGCTAAAAAAGTGAAAGAAGCTTTTAGT GTTGTAGGAAGTGTTCTGTATTTTACCAATTTTTGTCTCGATAAACTGGGACAGCCTATTTTAAATGAGAATCCACAGCTGACAGAAGGATGGGAAATACCTAA ATATCAGCAAGTTTTCAGCCAGATTCTCTCCCTAGATGGACAAGAAATACAAGTAAAACCCAAAAG CAGGCCCAAACCTCATTGTTTCAATTGTGGTTCTGAAGACCATCAAATGAAGGACTGCCCAAAG CCACGAAATGCAGCTCGAATAAATGAGAAGAGAAAGGAGTTTTTGGAAGCTTGTGGTGATTCGAGCAATCAGAATTTTCAGCAGCGTTACCATGCAGAAGAAGTAGAAGAGAGGTTTGGAAAATTTAAGCCAGGAGTAATTAG TGGGGTCCTCCAGGATGCCCTTGGTGTGACAGCCAAGAGCCTGCCCCCGTTCATTTACCGCATGCGGCAGCTGGGTTATCCCCCGGGCTGGCTCAAGGAGGCCGAAATGGAGCACTCAGGACTGGCTCTGTATGATGGCAAAG GTGAAGCTGAAGCAGAAGGTGAGGGCTCTCCTAAGCCCAAACGTATCACTTATGATGTGTCTAAGTTGATAAATTATCCAGGCTTTAATATATCCACTCCCAGTGGGATCCCAGAT GAGTGGCAGATGTTTGGTTCCATCCCCATGCAGCCATCTCAACAGAAGGATGTTTTTGCTCACTACCTTTCTAATTATCAGGAG CCAAATccaaaatccagcagcaaaAGGGCTGCACCTCAGTCAAAGTCTCGTCATTCCAAACGACCAAGAGATGACACTTCAGAGATAGCAGCAGCTGACATGGACCTGGACTCTG ATCTGGAAGGAGCACAGAGATCTCAAACTCCCAACAGTTTTCAGTTCCAACCTCCGCTGCCACCTGGATCTCCATCCATGTCCACTCCTCCACCTGTGCCACGAGGAACACCCCCAGTCACACCCCCTCAGCCTTCCACACCCACCCACTCTCCCCTCCCCAGGACTACTCCACCACCAAACAATGACAGTCCTCAGCCCAAAATAGTGGACTCGGTGATGGATGAGGATACACTgaccctggaggagctggaggagcagcagaggttAATCTGGGCAGcgctggagcaggcagagagcacaaACAGTGACTCTGATATTCCTGTTGACACACCTTTAACTGGGAATTCCCTTACATCATCACCAGCCAGGAATGAAGCAGATCTCGTTGCAGAAGTCAGGTCACCTGAGAAAGTGATCTCAGTGGAAACCGAGTTTGCTGATATCAGTGAGCAGATCCCAGAAAATGAACATTCTCTAACCAGTCCCAATCCAGAGGACAGTTTGCTTGACTTAAAGGAAAATTCTGATAATGCAGGTTCTGAAGGCCTGCTGGATGacaccctgcctgctgccaaCCCTGAGGTTAATGAGGGGGAAAACACAGCTGGTAATAAAGTGCCCACAAGCACTGGATCATCTGTGAAAAAAACTGGACTTGTTCCTGACATGAGCAAGTTTGCTGCAGGCATTACACCatttgaatttgaaaatatGGCGGAATCAACTGGGGTTTATCTACGGATCAGAAGCCTGTTAAAAAATTCCCCAAGAaaccagcaaaagaaaaagacttaA
- the ZCCHC8 gene encoding zinc finger CCHC domain-containing protein 8 isoform X2: protein MAAEVDFGDRELFGQLEGEPGPPSPPALEEPDPLLQLYERLRDRDETVQRLRAENQELKRKLRILTRPSGISVENPKVDGPLLQILFMNNVITKRYHQEIEDFIYSLVQKYEEQKKSEQEKSHLNAKPQPSSIVLEEDCKGTSSSSAKKVKEAFSVVGSVLYFTNFCLDKLGQPILNENPQLTEGWEIPKYQQVFSQILSLDGQEIQVKPKRPKPHCFNCGSEDHQMKDCPKPRNAARINEKRKEFLEACGDSSNQNFQQRYHAEEVEERFGKFKPGVISGVLQDALGVTAKSLPPFIYRMRQLGYPPGWLKEAEMEHSGLALYDGKGEAEAEGEGSPKPKRITYDVSKLINYPGFNISTPSGIPDEWQMFGSIPMQPSQQKDVFAHYLSNYQEPNPKSSSKRAAPQSKSRHSKRPRDDTSEIAAADMDLDSDLEGAQRSQTPNSFQFQPPLPPGSPSMSTPPPVPRGTPPVTPPQPSTPTHSPLPRTTPPPNNDSPQPKIVDSVMDEDTLTLEELEEQQRLIWAALEQAESTNSDSDIPVDTPLTGNSLTSSPARNEADLVAEVRSPEKVISVETEFADISEQIPENEHSLTSPNPEDSLLDLKENSDNAGSEGLLDDTLPAANPEVNEGENTAGNKVPTSTGSSVKKTGLVPDMSKFAAGITPFEFENMAESTGVYLRIRSLLKNSPRNQQKKKT from the exons ATGGCGGCGGAGGTGGACTTCGGGGACCGCGAGCTCTTCGGGCAGCTGGAGGGCGAGCCTGGGCCGCCCTCACCGCCCGCCCTGGAGGAGCCGGacccgctgctgcagctctaCGAGCGGCTGCGCGACCGCGACGAGACGGTGCAGCGGCTGCGGGCGGAGA ATCAGGAACTTAAAAGGAAACTGAGAATTCTGACCCGTCCTAG TGGAATCTcagtggaaaaccccaaagttgATGGACCTCTGTTGCAGattttatttatgaacaatGTCATTACTAA GCGGTATCATCAAGAAATTGAAGATTTTATTTATAGTTTAGTTCAAAAATAtgaagagcagaagaaaagtGAACAAGAAAAATCACACTTGAATGCTAAGCCACAG CCCTCCAGCATTGTTTTGGAAGAAGACTGTAAAGGAACCAGCTCAAGTTCTGCTAAAAAAGTGAAAGAAGCTTTTAGT GTTGTAGGAAGTGTTCTGTATTTTACCAATTTTTGTCTCGATAAACTGGGACAGCCTATTTTAAATGAGAATCCACAGCTGACAGAAGGATGGGAAATACCTAA ATATCAGCAAGTTTTCAGCCAGATTCTCTCCCTAGATGGACAAGAAATACAAGTAAAACCCAAAAG GCCCAAACCTCATTGTTTCAATTGTGGTTCTGAAGACCATCAAATGAAGGACTGCCCAAAG CCACGAAATGCAGCTCGAATAAATGAGAAGAGAAAGGAGTTTTTGGAAGCTTGTGGTGATTCGAGCAATCAGAATTTTCAGCAGCGTTACCATGCAGAAGAAGTAGAAGAGAGGTTTGGAAAATTTAAGCCAGGAGTAATTAG TGGGGTCCTCCAGGATGCCCTTGGTGTGACAGCCAAGAGCCTGCCCCCGTTCATTTACCGCATGCGGCAGCTGGGTTATCCCCCGGGCTGGCTCAAGGAGGCCGAAATGGAGCACTCAGGACTGGCTCTGTATGATGGCAAAG GTGAAGCTGAAGCAGAAGGTGAGGGCTCTCCTAAGCCCAAACGTATCACTTATGATGTGTCTAAGTTGATAAATTATCCAGGCTTTAATATATCCACTCCCAGTGGGATCCCAGAT GAGTGGCAGATGTTTGGTTCCATCCCCATGCAGCCATCTCAACAGAAGGATGTTTTTGCTCACTACCTTTCTAATTATCAGGAG CCAAATccaaaatccagcagcaaaAGGGCTGCACCTCAGTCAAAGTCTCGTCATTCCAAACGACCAAGAGATGACACTTCAGAGATAGCAGCAGCTGACATGGACCTGGACTCTG ATCTGGAAGGAGCACAGAGATCTCAAACTCCCAACAGTTTTCAGTTCCAACCTCCGCTGCCACCTGGATCTCCATCCATGTCCACTCCTCCACCTGTGCCACGAGGAACACCCCCAGTCACACCCCCTCAGCCTTCCACACCCACCCACTCTCCCCTCCCCAGGACTACTCCACCACCAAACAATGACAGTCCTCAGCCCAAAATAGTGGACTCGGTGATGGATGAGGATACACTgaccctggaggagctggaggagcagcagaggttAATCTGGGCAGcgctggagcaggcagagagcacaaACAGTGACTCTGATATTCCTGTTGACACACCTTTAACTGGGAATTCCCTTACATCATCACCAGCCAGGAATGAAGCAGATCTCGTTGCAGAAGTCAGGTCACCTGAGAAAGTGATCTCAGTGGAAACCGAGTTTGCTGATATCAGTGAGCAGATCCCAGAAAATGAACATTCTCTAACCAGTCCCAATCCAGAGGACAGTTTGCTTGACTTAAAGGAAAATTCTGATAATGCAGGTTCTGAAGGCCTGCTGGATGacaccctgcctgctgccaaCCCTGAGGTTAATGAGGGGGAAAACACAGCTGGTAATAAAGTGCCCACAAGCACTGGATCATCTGTGAAAAAAACTGGACTTGTTCCTGACATGAGCAAGTTTGCTGCAGGCATTACACCatttgaatttgaaaatatGGCGGAATCAACTGGGGTTTATCTACGGATCAGAAGCCTGTTAAAAAATTCCCCAAGAaaccagcaaaagaaaaagacttaA